One Branchiostoma floridae strain S238N-H82 chromosome 1, Bfl_VNyyK, whole genome shotgun sequence genomic region harbors:
- the LOC118424275 gene encoding uncharacterized protein LOC118424275, with amino-acid sequence MAARQVGEAVCVAALVLLLAGGGVRLAAADGSSASWREEEGGPPEEDLELLAFRGLRSGEDGGVPDSGFLPTLPVFSGFTAAKSREPTGGTSYFDDSSEAQEGSSDEDESDEEEFDALSVIRGVRKHAELQPDTADEFVDDDDDDRRSHRKPRRRSRKAGGRKPRHSASYIPDPDKELPNESDQQIDEREILKSSRRALVVTERKYLKQDWCKTQPLRQTVRAKGCLSRTVINRFCYGQCNSFYIPKHVRKDAESFQSCAFCKPHRYSMITVTLRCPNLTPNFKRKRIQRVKKCKCMSVILE; translated from the exons ATGGCGGCACGGCAGGTGGGGGAGGCGGTGTGCGTGGCGGCGCTGGTGCTACTGCTGGCCGGGGGAGGGGTCCGCCTGGCGGCAGCGGACGGAAGCAGCGCGTCCTGGCGGGAGGAGGAGGGGGGTCCCCCCGAGGAGGACCTGGAGCTGCTGGCGTTCCGCGGACTGCGGTCCGGGGAGGACGGGGGCGTTCCCGACAGCGGGTTCCTGCCGACCCTGCCGGTGTTCAGTGGATTTACCGCCGCCAAGTCCCGGGAACCTACTGGTGGTACTTCTTATTTCGACGACTCGTCCGAGGCCCAGGAAGGGTCTTCAGACGAGGACGAAAGCGACGAGGAGGAGTTCGACGCGCTCTCCGTGATCCGCGGCGTCCGGAAACACGCCGAGCTGCAACCCGACACAGCCGACGAGTTCGTCgatgacgacgacgacgacCGCAG GTCGCACCGGAAGCCCCGGCGGCGGTCTCGGAAGGCGGGCGGCAGGAAGCCCCGGCACAGCGCCTCCTACATCCCGGACCCTGACAAGGAACTGCCCAACGAGAGCGACCAGCAGATCGACGAGCGCGAGATCCTGAAGTCGAGCCGGCGCGCGCTGGTCGTCACCGAGAGGAAGTACCTGAAACAGGACTGGTGCAAGACGCAGCCGCTCCGACAGACCGTCCGCGCCAAGGGCTGCCTCTCCCGGACCGTCATCAACCGCTTCTGCTACGGACAGTGCAACTCCTTCTACATCCCCAAACACGTGCGGAAGGACGCCGAGTCGTTCCAGTCGTGCGCGTTCTGCAAGCCGCACAGGTACAGCATGATCACCGTCACGTTACGCTGCCCCAACCTCACGCCAAACTTCAAACGGAAAAGAATACAGAGAGTCAAGAAGTGCAAGTGCATGTCCGTCATACTGGAATAA